One genomic window of Solanum dulcamara chromosome 12, daSolDulc1.2, whole genome shotgun sequence includes the following:
- the LOC129875935 gene encoding pre-mRNA-splicing factor ATP-dependent RNA helicase DEAH7, which produces MQQRDVEPIDMDKTTITLEPDKTSSGGLFVPGKERVVFKPSERKSLLGLDALAMAKRGGATVESGFKVPRERLASVASSIDEDEEASAASGTDDLGHSPSNVSRNNVQRRYRESYASETSVSGSAVTNEREDAETVVRPHLNENTEVPAASSGSLRSTISRGESVDRERDGSKYRDNYRSENRERRRRERRTSREEHHYRDSSRGYEREYDGDDGRKRSRYEGFRRTPGRSEWDDGRWEWQDTPRRDSRSSSSSRHYEPSPSPKFLGASPDSRLVSPWLGDHTHSAGAASPWDSVAPSPTPIRASGSSVRSSSSRYGAKSSLIPSSTGSSLSEDGGDDTNGASEDQNQEITESMRLEMEYNSDRAWYDREEGSTVFEGDGSSAFLGDEASFQKKEVELAKKLVRRDGSKMSLAQSKRLSQLTADNAQWEDRQLLRSGAVRGTEVQTEFDDEDERKVILLVHDTKPPFLDGRIVFTKQAEPIMPIKDPTSDMAIISRKGSALVREIREKQNMHKSRQRFWELAGSKLGDILGVEKSAEQVDADTATVGEDGEVDFKGEARFSQHLKKGEAVSDFALSKTLSQQRQYLPIFSVRDDLLQVVRENQVVVVVGETGSGKTTQLTQYLHEDGYTNNGIVGCTQPRRVAAMSVAKRVSEEMETELGDKVGYAIRFEDVTGPSTVIKYMTDGVLLRETLKDPDLEKYRVIVMDEAHERSLNTDVLFGILKKVVARRRDFKLIVTSATLNAQKFSNFFGSVPIFHIPGRTFPVNKLYSKTPCEDYVEAAVKQAMTIHITSAPGDILIFMTGQDEIEATCYALSERMEQLTSSTKQAVPNLLILPIYSQLPADLQAKIFQKAEDGARKCIVATNIAETSLTVDGIYYVIDTGYGKMKVYNPRMGMDALQVFPISRAAADQRAGRAGRTGPGTCYRLYTENAYENEMLQSPVPEIQRTNLGNVVLLLKSLKIQNLLDFDFMDPPPQDNILNSMYQLWVLGALNNVGDLTSLGWKMVEFPLDPPLAKMLLMGEQLECLNEVLTIVSMLSVPSVFFRPKDRAEESDAAREKFFVPESDHLTLLNVYQQWKANQYRGDWCNDHFLQVKGLRKAGEVRSQLLDILKTLKIPLTSCGPDWDVVRKAICSAYFHNAARLKGVGEYVNCRNGMPCHLHPTSALYGLGYTPDNVVYHELILTSKEYMQCVTAVEPHWLAELGPMFFSVKDSDTSMLEHKKKQKEEKTAMEEEMEKLRTEQAEAERRNKEKEKEKRAKELQQVSMPGLKKGSTTYLRPKRLGL; this is translated from the exons ATGCAG CAAAGAGATGTTGAACCAATTGATATGGACAAGACAACAATAACATTGGAACCTGATAAGACGAGCAGTGGGGGTCTTTTTGTTCCTGGGAAGGAGAGAGTAGTTTTTAAACCTTCAGAGCGAAAATCACTTCTAG GGCTTGATGCCTTGGCGATGGCTAAAAGGGGAGGGGCTACTGTAGAGAGTGGATTTAAAGTTCCAAGGGAGAGACTTGCTTCAGTTGCGTCATCTATAGATGAGGATGAGGAGGCATCTGCTGCTTCTGGAACTGATGATTTGGGACATAGTCCATCTAATGTTTCACGGAATAATGTACAGAGGAGGTATCGTGAATCGTATGCTAGTGAGACATCTGTTTCAG GAAGTGCAGTAACCAATGAACGGGAAGATGCTGAGACAGTCGTGAGGCCTCACTTGAATGAGAACACAGAG GTTCCAGCTGCCTCTTCTGGGAGCTTACGTTCTACGATATCTAGGGGCGAGTCAGTTGACCGTGAAAGGGATGGAAGTAAATACAGGGATAATTACAGAAGTGAAAACagggaaaggagaaggagagagAGAAGAACCAGCAGGGAAGAGCACCACTATAGGGATTCATCACGCGGTTATGAAAGAGAATATGATGGGGATGacggaagaaaaagaagtagATATGAAGGTTTCAGGAGGACTCCTG GAAGATCGGAATGGGATGATGGTAGATGGGAGTGGCAAGATACCCCTCGTCGTGATAGTCGTTCCAGTAGTAGTAGCAGGCATTATGAGCCTTCACCATCACCAAAGTTTCTTGGTGCTTCACCTGATTCTCGACTTGTTTCCCCATGGCTTGGGGATCATACTCATTCTGCTG GAGCTGCTTCTCCGTGGGACAGTGTGGCTCCTTCTCCAACTCCAATAAGAGCATCTGGGTCATCAGTAAGATCTTCTAGTTCCAGATATGGTGCAAAGTCCAGTTTGATTCCATCTTCTACAGGAAGTTCTCTGTCTGAG GACGGAGGAGATGACACAAACGGCGCCTCTGAAGATCAAAATCAAGAGATTACTGAAAGTATGCGTCTAGAGATGGAGTATAATTCTGATCGTGCCTG GTATGACCGCGAAGAAGGTAGTACAGTGTTTGAGGGGGATGGTTCATCAGCATTTCTAGGTGATGAGGCATCTTTCCAGAAGAAAGAGGTGGAATTGGCCAAAAAACTG GTTCGTAGAGACGGAAGCAAGATGTCACTTGCTCAAAGTAAAAGGCTATCACAGCTCACTGCAGACAATGCTCAGTGGGAGGATCGCCAGCTTTTGAGATCTGGAGCTGTTAGAGGTACCGAGGTGCAGACGGAGTTTGATGATGAGGATGAACGGAAGGTTATTCTTCTTGTTCACG ATACAAAGCCCCCCTTTTTGGATGGGAGAATTGTTTTCACCAAGCAAGCTGAGCCGATAATGCCAATAAAGGACCCAACATCAGATATGGCCATAATTTCACGTAAAGGTTCAGCTCTAGTTCGTGAAATACGTGAAAAACAAAACATGCACAAGTCTCGTCAAAGATTTTGGGAGCTAGCTGGCTCAAAACTTGGAGATATCCTTGGTGTGGAGAAGAGTGCAGAGCAG GTTGATGCGGATACTGCTACAGTGGGTGAGGATGGTGAGGTTGATTTTAAAGGAGAAGCTAGATTCTCACAGCACTTAAAGAAAGGGGAAGCTGTCAGTGATTTTGCATTATCAAAAACACTTTCACAGCAAAGGCAGTATCTGCCCATCTTCTCTGTGCGAGATGACTTATTGCAG GTGGTTCGCGAAAACCAGGTGGTGGTAGTTGTTGGAGAAACTGGTTCTGGAAAGACAACACAGCTAACCCAG TACCTTCATGAAGATGGCTATACAAATAATGGGATTGTTGGTTGCACCCAACCCAGGCGTGTGGCAGCCATGAGTGTTGCAAAAAGAGTCAGTGAAGAAATGGAAACTGAGCTTGGTGATAAAGTTGGATATGCCATTCGTTTTGAAGATGTCACTGGGCCAAGTACTGTTATCAAG TACATGACTGATGGTGTTCTTCTAAGGGAAACACTCAAAGATCCTGATCTTGAAAAATATCG TGTAATTGTAATGGATGAGGCCCATGAGAGATCACTTAACACTGATGTCCTTTTTGGCATTCTTAAGAAAGTTGTGGCTAGGCGACGTGATTTTAAGCTTATTGTCACTTCTGCCACTCTGAATGCCCAGAAATTCTCTAACTTCTTTGGGAG CGTACCAATATTTCACATACCTGGAAGAACCTTTCCAGTTAATAAGTTGTATAGTAAAACCCCATGCGAAGATTATGTTGAAGCTGCAGTTAAGCAAGCCATGACCATCCATATTACTAGTGCACCGGGTGATATACTCATCTTCATGACTGGTCAGGATGAGATTGAAGCTACCTGTTATGCACTTTCAGAGCGCATGGAACAGCTTACCTCGTCAACAAAGCAAGCAGTGCCCAATCTATTAATTCTTCCCATATACTCTCAACTGCCTGCTGATTTGCAAGCAAAAATATTCCAGAAAGCTGAAGACGGGGCTCGAAAATGCATTGTCGCTACAAATATTGCTGAAACATCCTTGACTGTCGATGGAATTTACTACGTCATTGATACAGGCTATGGTAAAATGAAGGTGTACAATCCTCGTATGGGTATGGATGCTCTGCAAGTGTTCCCTATTAGTCGAGCTGCAGCTGACCAGCGTGCTGGTCGAGCCGGTAGAACTGGCCCAGGGACTTGTTACCGGCTTTATACTGAGAATGCATATGAGAATGAAATGCTGCAAAGCCCCGTGCCAGAGATTCAACGGACAAATCTTGGGAATGTGGTTTTGCTGCTCAAGTCTCTCAAAATTCAGAACCTGTTGGATTTTGATTTTATGGATCCACCTCCTCAGGATAACATCCTCAACTCCATGTATCAGTTGTGGGTATTAGGTGCTCTTAACAATGTTGGGGATTTAACAAGCCTTGGCTGGAAAATGGTGGAGTTCCCATTGGATCCTCCCCTTGCTAAAATGCTCTTGATGGGAGAACAACTAGAATGCTTAAATGAGGTTCTGACTATTGTTTCTATGCTTTCAGTGCCTTCAGTTTTCTTTAGACCCAAGGATAGGGCAGAAGAAAGTGATGCTGCTAGGGAAAAGTTTTTTGTACCAGAATCTGATCACCTTACACTGCTTAATGTTTACCAGCAATGGAAAGCTAATCAATACAGGGGGGACTGGTGTAATGACCACTTTTTACAGGTCAAAGGTCTGCGCAAGGCTGGGGAAGTAAGGTCTCAATTGCTGGATATCCTCAAGACACTTAAAATTCCACTCACTTCCTGTGGTCCTGATTGGGATGTTGTAAGGAAAGCCATCTGCTCTGCCTACTTCCATAATGCAGCTAGGCTGAAGGGAGTTGGGGAATATGTTAATTGCCGGAATGGAATGCCTTGCCACCTTCATCCCACTAGTGCTCTCTATGGATTGGGTTACACTCCTGATAACGTGGTTTATCATGAGCTGATCTTGACATCAAAGGAGTACATGCAGTGCGTGACAGCTGTGGAGCCTCACTGGTTGGCTGAACTGGGGCCAATGTTTTTCTCTGTGaaagattctgatacatcaatgCTGGAACATAAAAAGAAACAGAAAGAGGAGAAAACTGCCATGGAGGAAGAAATGGAGAAGCTGAGGACGGAACAGGCTGAAGCTGAGAGACGAAACAAGGAGAAAGAGAAGGAAAAGAGAGCAAAAGAACTGCAACAGGTTTCAATGCCTGGTTTGAAGAAAGGCTCAACTACTTATTTACGACCTAAGAGGCTCGGTCTGTAA